A stretch of DNA from Desulfosarcina ovata subsp. ovata:
TGTTGATCTTCCAGGTTGCAGACGACCACTGACACCGCCGCCGGCAGACCTTCGGCCAGGCCGGTGAGCAATTCCACCAGCGGACCGCCGGAGGAGAGCTGTTCACAGCGCAGGGACAAAAACCAGTCCAGGTCGACCTCGGCGCCGCTATCCATTTTCAGGATGCCGGGCCCGGGCGCGCCCAACTCCACCAGGGCCTCGGCGCTGCCGTCGTCGAGCATCCCCATGGCCGCGGCCGAATCCCGGAAACGGGCAAATGATGCGATGCGTCCGCCCAGGGATTTCCCCAGCGCGGACCACTCTTCATCGTCCCAATTCAGTGCAATGGAACAGCCCATCCGCCAGGCGATGTGCTCGATCATGTGGCTGACGAAATCGTTGGGGGTTCGTATCGATTTCTCGGTTACCTTGCCGAAGGAAAGATTGATTCGGTTCATACGGAAAGTTCTCATTTTGATCGCAAAAACAGTTCCAGTCCCACCACCTTGTCCAACAGCCACACGGCCACGAAGGCGACAACGATGTAGACCACCGAAACGGCGGCCAGGTCCGGCGTGATCACGCTGCGGATGGAGTTGTAGATCATGACCGGCAGGGTCACGATGCGCGCGTCCGTCAGAAAGAGGCTGACGAGGAATTCGTTGAAGGCCAGGATGAACATCAACAGGGCGCCGGTGATCACCCCCGGCATGACGCACGGCAGGGTGACGGTAAGGAAGGTCTGCAGCGGCGGGGCGCCACAGTTGGCGGCGGCGTTCTCCAGTTCATCGTCCAAGGCGTTCACCGTTGCGCTGACGGCCCAGATCATGAACGGCAGGTTGATGATGCAAAGACCGATCCCCACCGGCCACAACTGGCCCAGGATACGGATCTCACCAAAGACCAGCATCATTCCCAAACCCGATACCACCAGCGGAATGGTGAACGGCAGGAGCAGGTAAACCTGCAGCGCCATGCGCAGGACGATCCGGTATCGGGCCATGGCGATGGCGGCCAGGGTTCCGGCCGGGATGCTGACGATGGTGCAGATGACCGATACGTAGAACGTCCGTACGAAGGCTTCCTTGAAATCGTCCAAGAGCCAGAGATGTTTGTACCATTTCAGGGAGAGGCCGGCCGGCGGGAACTGAACAATATCCCCGGCGGTGAATGACGCCCCCAGGATAATGATCGTGGGCAGGCTGAGCGCGATCAGGTTGAACCAGACGATCGACCACAAAACGATTTTTTTCCCCCGGGCGCCGGTCAATGGGTTCTCCTTGAAAATCCGAGCGTCCCGGTGCCGCAGATGGAGAAGATCACGGTGACCACGAGGCTGCCCAGGGTTACCAGGAACATGGACAGTGCCGCGCCCAGTCCGGGATTGGAAAGCAGGAAAAAGCTGTCGTAAATGGAATTGGCGATAAAGTCCATGGTGCCCCCGCCCAGGATTTCGGGCATGGCGAAATCGGTCAGCGTCAGGGTGAACAGCACCACCGAGGCGCCCACGATTCCGGGCATGGCCATGGGGATGACCACGTGCCGGAAGGTCTGTATCCAATTGGCTCCCAGACTTTCCGAGGCGAGTTCCACGTCTTCGCCGATGGCGGTGATGGCCGGCGCCATCAGCAGCACGGCAAAGGGGAGCATGTATTGCACCAGCCCCAGGATCACCGCCGGGAAATTGTAGATCATGTTGATCTGGGGAAATCCCAGGGATGTGGCCAGCTGGTTGAGCAGGCCCTCCTTGCCCAGGATAATCAGCCAGCCGTACGCCCGGACGACCTGGCCGATAAAAAAGGGCAGGAAAAGGCTGATCAGCAGAAATTTCCGCGTAAAGGCGGTTTTCGCCCGCACCATGACATAGGCGTAGGGAAAGGCGAGGCATGCGGTGATCACCGTGACCAGTACCGAGGCGCCCAGGCTTCGGAGGATCACGGACTGGTAGGTCGGACTCGTTAGGGCGGTTTTGTAGTTGACCAGCTCAAAGGCCGCTTTCAGCCGGTAGGTGGTCAGATCCAGTTCATGGAAACTGTTTTCGAACAGATAGGCCAGACCGATCACCAGAACGAATACCAGCAGGATGGAAGGAATCAGAAAGAGGTAACCGGTCAAAGGCGCCCAGCGCCGGGGCCACATCGAAGCGATGGCCTCGGCCCGGTCCAGCACGCGCCACTTGAGCGGATAGCGAAACGGTTTTTGATCCGCGGACGAACCCATATGGCACCCATTGCGGTTGCCGGAGCCGGCGCTTCGGAAAAGCGCCGGCTCCGTTTTTTGTTATCCCTGAAATATCTGGTTGAACGTGGCGAACCATTTGGGCTGGTTTTCGACGAGCACCTTCGAGGGCACGCGGACGAGTTTTTCGAAATCCTCGGGCTTGGTCGGATAGGAAACATCACCGACGAGGTCGGCCGGCGGATCGATACCGGGGAACACCGGGGGCAGGCCGAGCATCGAACACCATTTTTGCTGGGCGTCCCGGGTCAGGGCGTAGTTGACGAATTCCTTGGCCCAGTACTCCTCATTCCCGGGAAGGCCTTTGGGCACCCAGAGGCCGTCCGTGTCGACCTTGCAGCCTTCTTCGGGGACGGTCCAGGCAACATTGATTCCGTTCTGCTTGGCCGCGCGGGCGTTCACACTGATGGTGCAGGCCAGGTCGATCTCGCCGTTCTGAAACCAGTTGGTAAAATCGGCGTCCTCACCCAGAAGCGGTTTGTTCGCCTTCAATTGGCGATAGAATGCGTATCCCGGCGCCATGTTGTCCGGGATGTCGGCAAACGTGCCGCCTCCGGCGATGACCGCAATGGGGTTGAAGCCGATACCGTCATCGTACAGGGCAATGCGGCCTTTGAATTTGGGGTCCAGCAGCACTTTCCAGGATTTGGGCGGGCCGTCCGGAAAGGCCTCCGGCCGGTAGGCGCAAACATAGACATACGCATAGGTGTTGACCAGCGGATATCCGTCCAGGCCGACCGGCTTGGCCAACGGCATCAGGCCCTTCAGGTTGGACAGATCGCTCAGATCGACCGTCACGCCGCGCAGGGCCGATATGGTGGCGTTGGTGGTCGTATCCCAGTTGACGTGAATCGGGGGGATGCGTCCCTGGTCGACAGCGGCCCAGATTTTCGGTTTGATCTCATTGTCTTCGGTAAAATCCATGCGGACCCTGATGCCCGTGGCGGCGGTATACCCGTCGGCCACGCCCGCTTTGAGTGCATCGCCCCAGGCGCCGCCCCAGGCGCGGACGATAATCTCCTTGGGCTTTTTGGGGGCGGCGGCAAAGGCCATGCCCGGTGACAGGGCCAGTGCGCCCGCAAAACCCGCGGTCGCCTTCAGAAAATCACGACGTTTGATCCCTTTTTTCCATTCCATGATAACCTAACTCCTTTCATTCCATAGCAGATCGCGTCAACCGCCTATTGAGACGCATAAACGAACAAGTCGGACCGGTTCCAGCAAACTTTGATTTTTTCCTCTTTTCGATGAATGTTATGATGGGTCGGGTCATGATCGTACGCAAAGAGGACAGCATTGTTCATGGCCGCGCAGCGAACCTGATATACCATGCGATCGCCTTCGAAGATGCGTTGCTCCACTTCACCTGCCACCGCGTTATCCAAATTTTCCGTATCCTGTTCCGGCTTTGAAATACGGACCTGCTCAGCACGGATCGCGCAGTCAACCGGAGCGCCCCGGGTCAATTCGGTTTCCGCAGTGCGGCCCTTTAACGTCAACCCGCCGATTTCGACCTTTACATCGGCCCCCCGGACATCGGCCACCCGGCCGGGCATCGATGCGGTCAGGCCGATGAAATGGGCCACAAAGCGGTTCGACGGCTCCCGATACAGGTTGACCGGGTCGCCGTTTTGTTGAATGACGCCGTCGGCCATGACAATGATCTTGTCGGACATGACCAGGGCCTCGCGCTGATCATGGGTAACATTGATGGTCGTGACGCCCAGTTCCTGCTGGATGCGGCGGAATTCAAGCTGCATTTCTTCCCGCAGCTTCCGGTCAAGGGCCGACAGGGGTTCATCCAGAAGCAGAAGGTCCGGACCGAAAGAGAGCGCCCGGGCAATGGCCACCCGCTGTTGTTGCCCGCCGGAAAGTGCGTGGATCCGCCGCCTGCCCATTCCATCGAGTTGAACGATTTTCAGATAGCGGTCCACCAGTTCGGGAATGGCCTGTGGGTCGAAGCGCCGCATCTTCAGCGGGTAGGCAATGTTGGCCTCAGCGGTCATGTGGGGGAAAAGGGCCAGTTTTTGAAAGACCATGCCGATGGATCGTTGGTAAGGGGGAACCGCAGATACCGACGACCCATTGATGAAAATTTCACCATGGGTCGGGGTGTCGAACCCGGCGATCATCCGCAGTAAGGTGGTTTTTCCACAGCCACTCGGTCCAAGGATCGTCAGGACCGTTCCCTTGGGAATGCCAAAGCTGGCGTGTCGTACGGCTTTGACATTCCCAAAGTGTTTGGAAACATCGTTCAGTTCAACCATCGGCGGCGGTTGGGTCACGATTTGAGCCTCATTATCAATTCGATCATTCATCACAGCTTGAGCATGCACGGTCGCACACCTGTTTGCAAAACGGTTCGTTTGAAATGGGATGCCGGGAATGCCGACAGCCGGCCGTGTTCATTGGCGGCAACGACTATCGTAGCCTTTTGGGGCCATTTCAAACAACGCCGCTGTATTTAAGGGAACGGTAGGATCGATGTCAACCAGCAACTTCTGAGTCCCTGTGGTTGGCCGGTCGTGCGGTAGTTATTTCTTCTCCTGAATTCTGAGAAAAGCGGCCAGCAGGGCACCGGCCAGGATCATCCCCCCCACGGTGATAATGCCTGCGGCAAAACTGCCCCGGTCGCCCATCACACCGATCAGCATGGGGATAACGCCACCGCCCATGACAAACGCTACCGGACCCGTCAGGGAGATGGATACGTTACGCATGTTGGCCGGACCGATGGCCAAGAGTACGGCAAAGGCGGGGGGAAAGAAACAGACCGCCACAAGGGGTTGCACGAAGACCAGGACAATCAGTCCGGGGCCCGACAAAATTCCGAGCAGGATTGTGGCTGTCCCGCTGAGGAGTAAAATCGAGATCAGGGTCCGTTTGGGGCCCAAACGATCATTGGCCCATCCGGATAAAAAGGACATCCCGACGCCAAGTACCCGGGAAAAACCAATGAGTTCGTTGGCCAAGCTACGTTCCATGCTGTGCTCGGTCACCAGGTAAAGCGGCAGCATCGTGAAAATACCCATGGTGGCGCTGATCCCCAGCATGATAAGGATCATCATGATCCAGAAGGCCGGTAGCCGGAGAAGGGTTCTGAGGGCTCCGAAGCTGGGGACATTGCCGGGGAAGTCGCCGCCTTTACCAAATCGGGCAAATGCCAGCGCCTCAATTAACGAGAGACTGCCCAAAAGAGCCAGGGCCTGGCGCCATGAGAACCAGCCCAGGATGGCTTCGGCGAGCAGAGGGGCGGCAACAAAACTGAGGTTGGGGGCCAGTTCGTGAATGGCCATCGCCTTGCCCCAGTGCCGGGGGTTGACCAGTGTCGTGAGTGATGCGATTCCCGAAGGCAGGTAGAGCCCCGCTGCCATCCCCAGTAAAATTAGGCCCACTCGTATTCCCCAGAGCCCCTGGCTGAGGGCAACGCAATACAGCGCCAGGCCCAGCGCGGCCGCCGATAACACGATGGTTCGCCGGTGCAGCAGGCGTGCCGAGAAATAACCCGACAAAATCAGAGTTACGAAATATCCTACCGAAATCAATAGAAAGAGCGAGCCGGCCTCACCATGACTGATTCCCAGATCTTGCTCAATGGTGGGCAGAAGGGGGGCCAGGATGATTCTGGAGAGGAAGTTGATGAAAAACAGAGATGTCAGGAACAGGATGGGACCCAATAGCGCGCTGAAACGCTCCGGCGTCTGATCGGCTGCGGATTCGGCGGTCGGCATATCAATCCTTTCGTGGTGGCTGGTATAAACAATATCCGGGTCGATTAACGGGGATTGAAACCGGACCGGCATGGTTCGTGAGAATCATATGTCAACCAACGGACAAATCGCAATCAAGAAATTGTCTGCCTCAATGTCGCAAAAGCCGGAGGGCGGCAGATCCAAGGCGCCAAGGGGGAAGCTGTCGTCGCGCGTGCAAAATTGAAAACCGGTATTATAATG
This window harbors:
- a CDS encoding ABC transporter permease, which codes for MGSSADQKPFRYPLKWRVLDRAEAIASMWPRRWAPLTGYLFLIPSILLVFVLVIGLAYLFENSFHELDLTTYRLKAAFELVNYKTALTSPTYQSVILRSLGASVLVTVITACLAFPYAYVMVRAKTAFTRKFLLISLFLPFFIGQVVRAYGWLIILGKEGLLNQLATSLGFPQINMIYNFPAVILGLVQYMLPFAVLLMAPAITAIGEDVELASESLGANWIQTFRHVVIPMAMPGIVGASVVLFTLTLTDFAMPEILGGGTMDFIANSIYDSFFLLSNPGLGAALSMFLVTLGSLVVTVIFSICGTGTLGFSRRTH
- a CDS encoding ABC transporter ATP-binding protein encodes the protein MTQPPPMVELNDVSKHFGNVKAVRHASFGIPKGTVLTILGPSGCGKTTLLRMIAGFDTPTHGEIFINGSSVSAVPPYQRSIGMVFQKLALFPHMTAEANIAYPLKMRRFDPQAIPELVDRYLKIVQLDGMGRRRIHALSGGQQQRVAIARALSFGPDLLLLDEPLSALDRKLREEMQLEFRRIQQELGVTTINVTHDQREALVMSDKIIVMADGVIQQNGDPVNLYREPSNRFVAHFIGLTASMPGRVADVRGADVKVEIGGLTLKGRTAETELTRGAPVDCAIRAEQVRISKPEQDTENLDNAVAGEVEQRIFEGDRMVYQVRCAAMNNAVLFAYDHDPTHHNIHRKEEKIKVCWNRSDLFVYASQ
- a CDS encoding MFS transporter yields the protein MPTAESAADQTPERFSALLGPILFLTSLFFINFLSRIILAPLLPTIEQDLGISHGEAGSLFLLISVGYFVTLILSGYFSARLLHRRTIVLSAAALGLALYCVALSQGLWGIRVGLILLGMAAGLYLPSGIASLTTLVNPRHWGKAMAIHELAPNLSFVAAPLLAEAILGWFSWRQALALLGSLSLIEALAFARFGKGGDFPGNVPSFGALRTLLRLPAFWIMMILIMLGISATMGIFTMLPLYLVTEHSMERSLANELIGFSRVLGVGMSFLSGWANDRLGPKRTLISILLLSGTATILLGILSGPGLIVLVFVQPLVAVCFFPPAFAVLLAIGPANMRNVSISLTGPVAFVMGGGVIPMLIGVMGDRGSFAAGIITVGGMILAGALLAAFLRIQEKK
- a CDS encoding ABC transporter permease, translated to MTGARGKKIVLWSIVWFNLIALSLPTIIILGASFTAGDIVQFPPAGLSLKWYKHLWLLDDFKEAFVRTFYVSVICTIVSIPAGTLAAIAMARYRIVLRMALQVYLLLPFTIPLVVSGLGMMLVFGEIRILGQLWPVGIGLCIINLPFMIWAVSATVNALDDELENAAANCGAPPLQTFLTVTLPCVMPGVITGALLMFILAFNEFLVSLFLTDARIVTLPVMIYNSIRSVITPDLAAVSVVYIVVAFVAVWLLDKVVGLELFLRSK
- a CDS encoding ABC transporter substrate-binding protein; the protein is MEWKKGIKRRDFLKATAGFAGALALSPGMAFAAAPKKPKEIIVRAWGGAWGDALKAGVADGYTAATGIRVRMDFTEDNEIKPKIWAAVDQGRIPPIHVNWDTTTNATISALRGVTVDLSDLSNLKGLMPLAKPVGLDGYPLVNTYAYVYVCAYRPEAFPDGPPKSWKVLLDPKFKGRIALYDDGIGFNPIAVIAGGGTFADIPDNMAPGYAFYRQLKANKPLLGEDADFTNWFQNGEIDLACTISVNARAAKQNGINVAWTVPEEGCKVDTDGLWVPKGLPGNEEYWAKEFVNYALTRDAQQKWCSMLGLPPVFPGIDPPADLVGDVSYPTKPEDFEKLVRVPSKVLVENQPKWFATFNQIFQG